From Streptomyces fungicidicus, one genomic window encodes:
- a CDS encoding ABC transporter permease: MSALDLTAPAAHGRAYWALADCWNIVRRGLTHYRRQPVNIAWQLGFPILSVLLYGYVFGSAMTVPGGGDYKDFLMPGMFVMTMAFGFINTATVVVHDSTKGVIDRFRSMPMSSSAVVAGRGVTDLAVACAELGIMMLTALAMGWRPDGGWGFLAAFGLLLWLRFALIWIGVWLGLLVPNPEAAGGLFAVAFPLTMISSIFVAPQLMPDWLGWVAAWNPISSTAAAARDLFGTPVGGGGSWVERHALLMAGVWPLVLTAVFLPLAVRRFQRLSR; this comes from the coding sequence ATGAGCGCGCTCGACCTGACCGCACCGGCCGCGCACGGCCGCGCGTACTGGGCGCTGGCGGACTGCTGGAACATCGTCCGCCGCGGCCTGACCCACTACCGGCGGCAGCCGGTCAACATCGCCTGGCAGCTGGGCTTCCCGATCCTGTCGGTCCTCCTCTACGGCTATGTCTTCGGCAGCGCGATGACGGTGCCCGGCGGCGGGGACTACAAGGACTTCCTGATGCCGGGCATGTTCGTGATGACGATGGCGTTCGGCTTCATCAACACCGCGACCGTGGTGGTCCACGACTCCACCAAGGGGGTCATCGACCGCTTCCGCTCCATGCCGATGTCCTCGTCGGCGGTGGTGGCCGGACGCGGGGTGACCGATCTGGCCGTCGCCTGCGCCGAGTTGGGCATCATGATGCTGACCGCGCTGGCCATGGGCTGGCGCCCGGACGGCGGCTGGGGCTTCCTGGCGGCGTTCGGACTGCTGCTGTGGCTGCGGTTCGCGCTCATCTGGATCGGCGTCTGGCTGGGCCTGCTGGTGCCCAACCCGGAGGCGGCGGGCGGCCTGTTCGCGGTCGCCTTCCCGCTGACGATGATCTCCAGCATCTTCGTCGCCCCGCAGCTGATGCCGGACTGGCTGGGCTGGGTGGCGGCCTGGAACCCGATCTCCTCCACGGCTGCGGCGGCCCGCGACCTGTTCGGCACCCCGGTCGGCGGCGGCGGCTCCTGGGTCGAGCGGCACGCGCTGCTGATGGCGGGGGTCTGGCCGCTCGTCCTGACGGCAGTCTTCCTGCCGCTGGCGGTGCGCAGGTTCCAGCGGCTCAGCCGCTGA
- a CDS encoding ATP-binding cassette domain-containing protein — protein MDDDGYAVRAEGLEKRYGEKRALDGFDLAVRAGTVHGLLGPNGAGKTTAVRILSTLIRLDGGRATVAGLDVARRAREVRARIGLTGQYAAVDEVLTGRQNLEMFGRLFHLGGARARARAAELLEQFDLTDAADKGVGGYSGGMRRRLDLAASMILAPAVLFLDEPTTGLDPRSRGEVWDSVRALVAGGTTVLLTTQYLEEADRLASRITVIDRGRAIADDTPDGLKNLVGGDRIEVVVAERTDIPRAVKVVARVADGEPEADESELRVHAPVTDRVAALTDVARTLQDEGVRVEDIGLRRPSLDDVFLRLTGHRTEKEESAA, from the coding sequence ATGGACGACGACGGTTACGCGGTACGGGCCGAGGGCCTGGAGAAGCGGTACGGCGAGAAGCGCGCCCTGGACGGCTTCGACCTCGCCGTCCGCGCCGGCACGGTGCACGGGCTGCTCGGGCCGAACGGCGCGGGAAAGACCACCGCCGTGCGCATCCTGTCGACGCTGATCCGGCTCGACGGCGGCCGCGCCACGGTGGCCGGGCTCGACGTGGCCCGCAGGGCGCGCGAGGTGCGGGCGCGGATCGGGCTCACCGGGCAGTACGCGGCGGTGGACGAGGTGCTCACCGGGCGGCAGAACCTGGAGATGTTCGGCAGGCTGTTCCATCTGGGCGGCGCCCGTGCCCGGGCACGGGCGGCCGAGCTGCTGGAGCAGTTCGACCTGACCGACGCCGCCGACAAGGGGGTCGGCGGCTACAGCGGCGGCATGCGGCGGCGGCTCGACCTCGCGGCCTCGATGATCCTGGCGCCTGCCGTGCTGTTCCTGGACGAGCCGACGACGGGCCTCGACCCGCGCAGCCGGGGCGAAGTCTGGGATTCGGTCCGGGCGTTGGTGGCCGGCGGGACGACCGTGCTGCTGACCACGCAGTATCTGGAGGAGGCCGACAGGCTCGCCTCCCGGATCACCGTCATCGACCGGGGCCGGGCCATCGCCGACGACACCCCGGACGGGCTGAAGAACCTGGTCGGCGGCGACCGCATCGAGGTCGTGGTCGCCGAACGGACCGACATCCCGCGGGCGGTGAAGGTGGTCGCCCGGGTGGCGGACGGCGAACCGGAGGCGGACGAGTCCGAGTTGCGGGTGCACGCCCCGGTGACCGACCGGGTGGCCGCGCTGACGGACGTGGCCCGCACCCTCCAGGACGAGGGCGTACGGGTCGAGGACATCGGGCTGCGCAGGCCCAGCCTCGACGACGTGTTCCTGCGCCTGACCGGACACCGCACGGAGAAGGAGGAGTCGGCGGCATGA
- a CDS encoding TetR/AcrR family transcriptional regulator, producing the protein MSSGTGGTETSGSGDIARTLDLLWDTGPRASRGPKPGLTLDRVVETAVEVADRDGLGALSMRRIATELGTGAMSLYRYVPGKAELLDLMLDRVQRPSRNPADLGDGGWRGALEALGHATLALYRRHPWLMEVNQSRPVLGPSALDGMEKVLSRIKPMGLSDPELVSVIILIDGYVVGAARTQLYQEHAERSSGLTDAQFWEAQRPALEKAMKSGRYPVLAGLSEDTFGPGFDHFDFGLQRILDGLEVLVAGRRTTE; encoded by the coding sequence ATGAGCAGCGGCACGGGCGGCACGGAGACCAGCGGCAGCGGCGACATCGCCCGCACCCTCGACCTGCTGTGGGACACCGGCCCGCGGGCCAGCCGCGGCCCCAAACCGGGCCTGACCCTGGACCGCGTCGTGGAGACCGCCGTCGAGGTCGCCGACCGGGACGGGCTCGGCGCGCTGTCCATGCGCCGGATCGCCACGGAACTCGGCACCGGCGCGATGTCCCTGTACCGCTACGTCCCCGGCAAGGCCGAACTGCTCGACCTGATGCTCGACCGGGTCCAGCGGCCCTCGCGGAACCCGGCCGACCTCGGCGACGGCGGCTGGCGCGGCGCGCTGGAGGCCCTGGGCCACGCCACCCTCGCCCTGTACCGCCGGCACCCCTGGCTGATGGAGGTCAACCAGTCCCGCCCGGTCCTCGGCCCGAGCGCGCTGGACGGCATGGAGAAGGTGCTCTCCCGGATCAAGCCGATGGGCCTGTCCGACCCCGAGCTGGTGTCGGTGATCATCCTGATCGACGGGTACGTCGTCGGCGCGGCCCGCACCCAGCTCTACCAGGAGCACGCCGAACGCAGCTCCGGGCTCACCGACGCCCAGTTCTGGGAGGCCCAGCGCCCGGCGCTGGAGAAGGCCATGAAGAGCGGACGCTACCCCGTCCTCGCGGGACTGTCCGAGGACACCTTCGGCCCCGGCTTCGACCACTTCGACTTCGGCCTGCAGCGGATCCTGGACGGCCTCGAGGTGCTCGTCGCCGGGCGGCGCACCACGGAGTGA
- a CDS encoding WD40 repeat domain-containing protein — MRRPFALLAAALLMSAPAVPASAADGDEGFTVKDPRITESSGLAASRLHPGVYWTHNDSDDGPYLYAVDSATGETVARLTLTGIGSPRDVEAVSIGPGNRIFVGDIGDNLGGTWPYVWIYELPEPKELKDATVRATQYVVKYSDGARDAESMVVHPKTGRVYIVDKKEEGGHLYEGPAKLSATGDNVFRPIAPVELWATDAALSPDGEQLAVRGYFGGIHYSWNGGELQRKGRLSVPLQGQGESVTYSADGSRLMYGSEGTQSAVESREAPGGGGRKGASAGGGSAEGAESGGGDGTGGTVKAGGVVVAALVLLLVLRLTRRRAR; from the coding sequence ATGCGCCGACCCTTCGCCCTGCTCGCCGCGGCACTCCTCATGAGCGCCCCGGCCGTGCCCGCCTCCGCAGCCGACGGCGACGAGGGGTTCACCGTCAAGGACCCGCGCATCACCGAGTCCAGCGGGCTCGCCGCCTCCCGTCTCCACCCCGGCGTCTACTGGACCCACAACGACAGCGACGACGGCCCCTACCTCTACGCCGTCGACAGCGCGACCGGTGAGACCGTCGCCCGCCTCACCCTCACCGGCATCGGCTCGCCCCGGGACGTCGAGGCCGTCTCCATCGGGCCCGGCAACCGGATCTTCGTCGGGGACATCGGCGACAACCTCGGCGGCACCTGGCCCTACGTCTGGATCTACGAGCTGCCCGAGCCGAAGGAGCTCAAGGACGCCACCGTGCGGGCCACGCAGTACGTCGTGAAGTACTCCGACGGGGCCCGGGACGCCGAGTCGATGGTGGTGCACCCGAAGACCGGGCGCGTCTACATCGTCGACAAGAAGGAGGAGGGCGGGCACCTGTACGAGGGGCCCGCGAAGCTCTCGGCGACCGGGGACAACGTGTTCCGTCCGATCGCCCCGGTGGAGCTGTGGGCCACCGACGCGGCGCTCTCCCCGGACGGCGAACAGCTCGCGGTGCGCGGCTACTTCGGCGGCATCCACTACTCCTGGAACGGCGGCGAGCTGCAGCGCAAGGGGCGGCTGAGCGTGCCGCTCCAGGGGCAGGGGGAGTCCGTGACGTACTCCGCCGACGGGTCCCGGCTGATGTACGGCAGCGAGGGCACGCAGAGCGCGGTCGAGTCCCGGGAGGCGCCCGGCGGGGGCGGCAGGAAGGGGGCGTCGGCCGGCGGCGGGAGCGCCGAGGGGGCGGAGAGCGGCGGCGGCGACGGGACCGGGGGCACGGTCAAGGCGGGCGGCGTGGTGGTGGCGGCCCTGGTCCTGTTGCTCGTCCTCCGGCTGACGCGCCGCCGGGCCCGCTGA
- a CDS encoding GDSL-type esterase/lipase family protein: MLRFMPVGDSMTIGSAGEHTWRYRLWQHLCTAYGGPFTLVGPRETLHDPATDAPTSHAYADPGFPRGHLAGWGEGWHHMTPLIGETARSCRADVLLVSLGLIDLGFYTDAEQTADNVRAFVAEARAARPGIRMAVMPVIRNIRAEADTAFADQVAHFNELLAKTLTDLDAPDSPLLLVPPPASYDFHTDTYDGTHPNETGEHKIAGAFAEALWREWGLGGRYEAT, from the coding sequence GTGCTCAGGTTCATGCCCGTAGGTGACTCGATGACGATCGGGAGCGCGGGTGAACACACCTGGCGCTACCGGCTGTGGCAGCACCTGTGCACGGCGTACGGCGGCCCCTTCACGCTGGTCGGCCCGCGCGAGACGCTGCACGACCCGGCGACGGACGCCCCCACCTCCCACGCCTACGCCGACCCCGGCTTCCCGCGCGGCCACCTGGCCGGCTGGGGCGAGGGCTGGCACCACATGACCCCGCTGATCGGCGAGACCGCGCGCTCCTGCCGCGCGGACGTGCTGCTGGTCTCGCTGGGCCTGATCGACCTCGGCTTCTACACCGACGCCGAGCAGACGGCGGACAACGTCCGCGCGTTCGTCGCGGAGGCCAGGGCGGCGAGGCCGGGCATCCGCATGGCCGTCATGCCGGTGATCCGGAACATCCGGGCGGAGGCCGACACGGCCTTCGCCGACCAGGTCGCCCACTTCAACGAACTCCTCGCCAAGACCCTCACCGACCTGGACGCACCGGACTCCCCCCTGCTCCTCGTCCCCCCGCCCGCGTCGTACGACTTCCACACGGACACCTACGACGGCACCCACCCCAACGAGACCGGCGAACACAAGATCGCGGGAGCGTTCGCGGAGGCGCTGTGGCGCGAGTGGGGTCTGGGCGGCCGCTACGAGGCGACCTAG
- a CDS encoding Uma2 family endonuclease yields MTVLDDRIAMAESDNTRQLDEMFERLEKMPVPEGYKVEIVGGAVYMAPQRDIHWETIRMILWALEDRFGRQARLFSDVRIDFPGHRNGFCPDVAKIRDGARKDDQGKWRYQDVEFVAEVISKDTAQNDYDPKKTAYALAQVPVYLIADPYVRKCRLFTHPKNGTYVSDTSIDYGGEVDMTTTPVGLVLKTDGFPCDRPPLA; encoded by the coding sequence ATGACCGTCCTCGACGACAGGATCGCGATGGCCGAGAGCGACAACACGCGCCAATTGGACGAGATGTTCGAGCGGCTCGAGAAGATGCCCGTCCCCGAGGGATACAAGGTCGAAATCGTCGGGGGGGCTGTCTACATGGCGCCGCAGCGGGACATCCACTGGGAGACCATTCGCATGATCCTCTGGGCCCTGGAAGACCGGTTCGGGCGACAGGCCAGGCTGTTCTCGGATGTCCGCATCGACTTCCCCGGCCACCGCAACGGGTTCTGCCCGGACGTCGCGAAGATCAGAGACGGAGCGCGCAAGGACGACCAAGGCAAGTGGCGTTACCAGGACGTGGAGTTCGTCGCCGAAGTCATCTCCAAGGACACGGCGCAGAACGACTATGACCCCAAGAAGACCGCGTACGCCCTCGCACAGGTGCCGGTCTACCTGATCGCCGATCCTTATGTCCGCAAGTGCCGCCTGTTCACGCACCCCAAGAACGGCACCTACGTGAGCGACACGTCCATCGACTACGGCGGCGAGGTCGACATGACGACCACCCCTGTGGGCCTGGTCCTCAAGACCGACGGCTTTCCGTGCGACCGGCCTCCTCTTGCATAG
- a CDS encoding aldo/keto reductase, with protein sequence MKYTQLGRTGLKVSRLVLGTMNFGPQTDEADSHTIMDAALDAGINFFDTANVYGWGENKGRTESILGNWFAKGGDRRDKVVLATKVYGNMAADGDAWPNHDKLSAVNIRRAVDASLKRLRTDYIDVYQFHHVDRDTPFEEIWQAIDVLVQQGKILYAGSSNFPGYKIAQANEIAARRGGTIGLVSEQCLYNLAERRAEMEVIPAAQEYGLGVIPWSPLHGGLLGGVLKKEAEGGRRASGRAADTLADPSSRAQIQAYEDLLDKHGVEPGEAALAWLLTRPGVTGPIVGPRTAAQLASALKAVELELGEELLTSLDEIFPGPGPSPEAFAW encoded by the coding sequence ATGAAGTACACGCAGCTCGGACGCACGGGACTCAAGGTCAGCCGGCTCGTCCTCGGGACGATGAACTTCGGTCCGCAGACCGACGAGGCCGACAGCCACACCATCATGGACGCCGCGCTGGACGCCGGCATCAACTTCTTCGACACGGCCAACGTCTACGGCTGGGGCGAGAACAAGGGCCGTACGGAATCGATCCTCGGGAACTGGTTCGCCAAGGGCGGCGACCGCCGGGACAAGGTGGTCCTCGCGACCAAGGTGTACGGGAACATGGCCGCCGACGGCGACGCCTGGCCCAACCACGACAAGCTGTCGGCGGTGAACATCCGCCGGGCCGTCGACGCCTCGCTGAAGCGGCTCCGGACGGACTACATCGACGTGTACCAGTTCCACCACGTCGACCGGGACACGCCGTTCGAGGAGATCTGGCAGGCGATCGACGTCCTGGTCCAGCAGGGCAAGATCCTCTACGCCGGTTCCTCGAACTTCCCCGGCTACAAGATCGCCCAGGCCAACGAGATCGCCGCCCGGCGCGGCGGCACCATCGGCCTGGTCAGCGAGCAGTGCCTCTACAACCTCGCCGAACGGCGCGCCGAGATGGAGGTCATCCCGGCCGCGCAGGAGTACGGCCTCGGGGTCATCCCGTGGTCACCGCTGCACGGCGGTCTGCTGGGCGGTGTGCTGAAGAAGGAGGCCGAGGGCGGCCGCCGCGCCTCCGGGCGGGCCGCCGACACCCTCGCCGATCCGTCGTCCCGGGCGCAGATCCAGGCGTACGAGGACCTGCTCGACAAGCACGGCGTCGAGCCCGGCGAGGCCGCGCTGGCCTGGCTGCTCACCCGGCCGGGGGTGACCGGCCCGATCGTCGGTCCGCGCACCGCCGCGCAGCTCGCGTCCGCGCTGAAGGCGGTCGAGCTGGAGCTGGGCGAGGAGCTGTTGACCTCGCTGGACGAGATCTTCCCGGGTCCGGGGCCGTCGCCGGAGGCCTTCGCCTGGTAG
- the thpR gene encoding RNA 2',3'-cyclic phosphodiesterase produces the protein MRLFAAVLPPEDVVRELAVALRGLRGLPGADGMRWTERAGWHFTLAFYGEVDDGLVPELAARLGRAASRTEPFRLGLLGGGQFGRGKALWAGAEGDLRTMRLLAGRAEAAARKAGLDMGEHRRYKAHLTVARSRDGLDVRPYVDALRDFRSRVWTVDELVLVRSSLPRSGVPGEQPRYEAVARRALGAAG, from the coding sequence ATGAGACTCTTCGCCGCCGTGTTGCCGCCCGAGGACGTGGTGCGGGAGCTGGCCGTCGCGCTGCGGGGGCTGCGGGGGCTGCCCGGGGCGGACGGGATGCGGTGGACCGAGCGGGCCGGGTGGCACTTCACGCTCGCGTTCTACGGCGAGGTCGACGACGGGCTCGTGCCCGAGCTGGCGGCGCGGCTGGGGCGGGCCGCGTCCCGGACCGAGCCGTTCCGGCTGGGGCTGCTCGGCGGCGGGCAGTTCGGGCGCGGGAAGGCGCTGTGGGCCGGGGCCGAGGGCGACCTGCGCACGATGCGGCTGCTGGCCGGGCGGGCCGAGGCGGCGGCGCGGAAGGCCGGCCTGGACATGGGTGAGCACCGCCGCTACAAGGCCCACCTGACGGTGGCCCGCAGCCGGGACGGCCTGGACGTACGGCCGTACGTGGACGCCCTGCGCGACTTCCGGAGCCGGGTCTGGACCGTGGACGAACTGGTGCTCGTGCGCAGCAGCCTGCCGAGGTCCGGTGTGCCCGGCGAACAGCCCCGCTATGAGGCGGTCGCCCGCCGGGCACTCGGCGCGGCCGGTTAG
- a CDS encoding Uma2 family endonuclease, whose product MTVLEDRIEMAESGDELTLDMMFEWLEKMPIPEGYKTEIVGGHIFMTPQRDTHWDIIADLYDQLRAKYPRKRVKSDVRIDYPGHLNGFASDVTLMAEGATKNADGRWRCEDVQFVAEVISRKTAGNDYGPKKDAYAAAGVPVYLIVDPYTGEWHLHTLPGDGKYHGSVCFGFGIEIDLARTAVGLVLRTDEFPRG is encoded by the coding sequence ATGACCGTCCTCGAAGACAGGATCGAGATGGCCGAGAGCGGCGACGAGCTCACGCTCGACATGATGTTCGAGTGGCTGGAAAAGATGCCCATCCCCGAGGGTTACAAGACCGAGATCGTCGGGGGGCACATTTTCATGACGCCACAGCGGGACACGCACTGGGACATCATCGCGGACCTCTACGATCAACTGCGCGCGAAGTACCCGCGCAAGCGAGTCAAGTCCGACGTCCGCATCGACTACCCGGGGCACCTCAACGGATTCGCCTCCGACGTGACTCTGATGGCCGAGGGCGCAACCAAGAACGCCGACGGGCGGTGGCGTTGCGAGGACGTCCAGTTCGTCGCCGAGGTGATTTCCAGGAAGACCGCCGGCAACGACTACGGTCCCAAGAAGGACGCGTACGCCGCCGCCGGGGTGCCGGTGTACCTGATCGTGGACCCGTACACCGGCGAGTGGCACCTGCACACGCTGCCGGGGGACGGGAAGTACCACGGCAGCGTGTGCTTCGGCTTCGGCATCGAGATCGATCTGGCCAGGACCGCCGTCGGTCTCGTCCTCAGGACCGACGAGTTCCCCCGCGGCTGA
- a CDS encoding MFS transporter, which produces MSTGSGAASAPAPEPHDTLSALDTSARKNSMFSSLRIRNYRLFFLGQVVSNTGTWMQRIAQDWLVLTLTGSSAAVGITTALQFLPMLLFGLYGGVLVDRLRKRPTLLVTQTAMALTSLALAALTLTGQVQVWHIYVAAFALGLATVVDNPARQSFVTELVGPGQLQNAVSLNSANFQSARLVGPAVAGLLITGVGTGWAFLLNGLSFIAPLAGLLLMRSRELHTVERAPRGKGQLREGLRYVTGRPELIWPIVLVGFIGTFAFNFPVYLSAFADDVFHGGAGVYSMFNTLMAVGSVSGALLAARRGTARLRLLIVAALAFGGLEILAAASPELWMFALIMVPLGLVSMTVNVTTNTSLQMSTDPAMRGRVMALYMMVFLGGSPVGAPIVGWVTDTYGARVGFAAGGAVAVAAAAVIGLILARAGGLRLSVGWHGGHPRVRFVPREHQEALAPAV; this is translated from the coding sequence TTGAGTACGGGATCCGGAGCAGCTTCCGCCCCCGCACCTGAACCCCACGACACGTTGTCCGCCCTCGACACCTCCGCCCGCAAGAACTCCATGTTCTCCTCGCTGCGGATCAGGAACTACCGCCTGTTCTTCCTCGGCCAGGTCGTCTCCAACACCGGCACCTGGATGCAGCGCATCGCCCAGGACTGGCTGGTGCTCACCCTCACCGGCTCCTCGGCCGCCGTCGGCATCACCACGGCCCTGCAGTTCCTGCCGATGCTGCTCTTCGGCCTCTACGGCGGCGTCCTCGTCGACCGTCTGCGCAAGCGGCCCACGCTGCTCGTCACCCAGACCGCGATGGCCCTCACCTCCCTCGCGCTGGCCGCCCTCACCCTGACCGGACAGGTCCAGGTCTGGCACATCTACGTCGCCGCCTTCGCCCTCGGCCTCGCGACCGTCGTCGACAACCCGGCCCGCCAGTCCTTCGTCACCGAGCTGGTCGGCCCCGGCCAGCTGCAGAACGCGGTCAGCCTGAACTCCGCGAACTTCCAGTCCGCCCGCCTGGTCGGCCCCGCCGTCGCCGGCCTGCTGATCACCGGCGTCGGCACCGGCTGGGCGTTCCTCCTCAACGGGCTGTCCTTCATCGCCCCGCTCGCCGGCCTGCTGCTGATGCGCTCCCGCGAGCTGCACACCGTCGAACGCGCCCCGCGCGGCAAGGGCCAGCTGCGCGAGGGCCTGCGCTACGTCACCGGGCGCCCCGAACTGATCTGGCCGATCGTCCTGGTCGGCTTCATCGGCACGTTCGCGTTCAACTTCCCCGTCTACCTCTCGGCCTTCGCCGACGACGTCTTCCACGGGGGCGCGGGCGTCTACAGCATGTTCAACACGCTGATGGCGGTCGGCTCCGTCTCCGGCGCCCTGCTCGCCGCCCGGCGCGGCACGGCCCGCCTGCGGCTGCTGATCGTCGCCGCACTGGCCTTCGGCGGGCTGGAGATCCTGGCCGCGGCCTCGCCCGAGCTGTGGATGTTCGCCCTGATCATGGTGCCGCTGGGCCTGGTCTCGATGACGGTCAACGTCACCACCAACACCAGCCTCCAGATGTCCACCGACCCGGCGATGCGCGGCCGCGTGATGGCCCTCTACATGATGGTCTTCCTCGGCGGCTCCCCGGTCGGCGCCCCGATCGTCGGCTGGGTCACCGACACCTACGGCGCCCGCGTGGGCTTCGCGGCGGGCGGCGCGGTCGCGGTGGCCGCGGCGGCCGTCATCGGCCTGATCCTGGCGAGGGCCGGCGGCCTGCGCCTCTCGGTCGGCTGGCACGGCGGCCACCCCCGCGTGCGCTTCGTCCCCCGGGAACACCAGGAGGCCCTGGCCCCGGCGGTATGA
- a CDS encoding MarR family winged helix-turn-helix transcriptional regulator — MPDFSHGDDAAAVNALRSAVMRLSRRLKHQRVDESLSPTEMSVLGTLARFGRATPGELARKEHVQPPSMTRIVALLEAKGLVRLEPHPDDRRQKVVTQTERAEAMLEESRRKRNAFLATLVEDLDEDEWATLRAAAPVLEKLAHI, encoded by the coding sequence ATGCCGGACTTCAGCCATGGCGACGACGCAGCCGCCGTGAACGCCCTTCGCTCCGCCGTCATGCGGCTGTCCCGTCGGCTCAAGCACCAGCGGGTCGACGAGTCACTGAGCCCCACCGAGATGTCGGTGCTCGGCACCCTGGCCCGCTTCGGCCGCGCCACCCCCGGCGAACTCGCCCGCAAGGAGCACGTCCAGCCGCCGTCGATGACCCGCATCGTGGCCCTGCTGGAGGCCAAGGGTCTCGTCCGGCTGGAACCGCACCCCGACGACCGCCGGCAGAAGGTCGTCACCCAGACCGAGCGGGCCGAGGCGATGCTCGAGGAGAGCCGCCGCAAGCGGAACGCGTTCCTGGCCACCCTCGTCGAGGACCTCGACGAGGACGAGTGGGCCACCCTGCGCGCCGCCGCCCCCGTACTGGAGAAACTCGCACACATCTGA
- a CDS encoding ribbon-helix-helix protein, CopG family, with the protein MATEVLSLRMDHDLLERLREHAAKRGMSVQDYVVRTLMRDDFDQRFRTAVEETERFYGVT; encoded by the coding sequence ATGGCGACCGAGGTGCTCAGCCTGCGCATGGACCACGACTTGCTCGAACGGCTCCGGGAACACGCCGCCAAACGCGGCATGAGCGTCCAGGACTATGTCGTCCGGACGCTCATGCGCGATGACTTCGACCAGCGGTTCCGGACCGCCGTCGAGGAGACGGAGAGGTTCTACGGGGTCACGTGA
- a CDS encoding NCS2 family permease: protein MPTSAPTKAPTPEQPGSGAASGALDRYFRISERGSTLPREIRGGLATFFAMAYIIVLNPIILGSAKDMYGHQLDNGQLVTATALTAAFTTLLMGVIGNVPIALAAGLGVNSVVALQLAPRMSWPDAMGMVVLAGFVVMVLVATGLRERVMNAVPFGLRKAIAIGIGLFIMLIGLVDSGFVSRIPDAAQTTVPLQLGATGHLNGWPVLVFILGALLTLALITRRVPGAILISIVAMTGVAMIINAVADVPSWGLTTPTWPGNPVATPDFGLIGQVSLFGGFSKVGVLTGVLFVFTVLLSCFFDAMGTIMGVSDEAKLTDGEGQMPGINKVLFIDGVAVAAGGASSASATTAFVESTAGVGEGARTGFANVVTGGLFAVSLFLTPVATMVPSQAATPALLAVGFLILAGSVKEIDWADHTIAIPAFVTMVMMPFTYSITNGIGMGFITFVVLRLAAGRGREVPPAMYVVAAVFAFYYLMPALGLT, encoded by the coding sequence ATGCCCACGTCGGCCCCCACCAAGGCCCCCACCCCCGAGCAGCCGGGGTCCGGTGCCGCGTCTGGCGCCCTCGACCGCTACTTCCGGATCTCCGAGCGGGGCAGCACCCTGCCCCGCGAGATCCGCGGCGGTCTCGCCACCTTCTTCGCGATGGCCTACATCATCGTGCTGAACCCGATCATCCTGGGCAGCGCGAAGGACATGTACGGCCATCAGCTGGACAACGGCCAGCTGGTCACCGCGACCGCCCTGACCGCCGCGTTCACCACGCTCCTCATGGGCGTCATCGGCAACGTCCCGATCGCCCTGGCCGCCGGCCTCGGCGTGAACTCCGTCGTCGCGCTCCAGCTCGCGCCGCGCATGTCGTGGCCGGACGCCATGGGCATGGTGGTGCTGGCCGGCTTCGTCGTGATGGTGCTGGTCGCCACCGGTCTGCGGGAGCGCGTGATGAACGCCGTCCCGTTCGGTCTGCGCAAGGCCATCGCGATCGGTATCGGCCTGTTCATCATGCTGATCGGTCTGGTCGACTCCGGCTTCGTCTCCCGCATCCCGGACGCCGCGCAGACCACCGTCCCGCTCCAGCTCGGCGCCACCGGCCACCTCAACGGCTGGCCGGTCCTGGTCTTCATCCTCGGCGCGCTGCTCACGCTGGCCCTGATCACCCGCCGGGTGCCCGGCGCGATCCTCATCTCGATCGTCGCGATGACGGGCGTCGCGATGATCATCAACGCGGTGGCGGACGTCCCCTCCTGGGGCCTGACGACCCCGACCTGGCCCGGCAACCCGGTCGCCACCCCCGACTTCGGCCTGATCGGCCAGGTCAGCCTGTTCGGCGGCTTCTCCAAGGTCGGCGTGCTGACCGGTGTGCTGTTCGTCTTCACCGTGCTGCTGTCGTGCTTCTTCGACGCGATGGGCACGATCATGGGCGTCTCGGACGAGGCCAAGCTGACCGACGGCGAGGGCCAGATGCCCGGCATCAACAAGGTCCTCTTCATCGACGGCGTCGCGGTCGCGGCCGGCGGCGCCAGCTCCGCCTCCGCCACCACCGCGTTCGTGGAGTCCACGGCCGGTGTCGGCGAGGGCGCGCGGACCGGCTTCGCCAACGTCGTCACCGGCGGCCTGTTCGCCGTGTCGCTGTTCCTCACGCCCGTCGCCACGATGGTCCCGTCCCAGGCCGCCACCCCGGCGCTGCTCGCGGTCGGCTTCCTGATCCTCGCCGGCTCCGTCAAGGAGATCGACTGGGCTGACCACACCATCGCCATCCCGGCCTTCGTGACCATGGTGATGATGCCGTTCACCTACTCGATCACCAACGGCATCGGCATGGGCTTCATCACCTTCGTGGTGCTGCGGCTGGCGGCGGGCCGCGGGCGGGAGGTGCCGCCGGCGATGTACGTGGTGGCGGCGGTCTTCGCCTTCTACTACCTGATGCCGGCGCTGGGCCTGACCTGA